A genomic stretch from Flavobacterium humidisoli includes:
- a CDS encoding sensor histidine kinase encodes MKEIVKINLDNEMDLILAHKRSMKIAEMCGMPIPSQTRFSTAVSEIARCSIANGKNSVLVLGINTIRASHKEILAVLTDEIDLRKCNPEAYKYAAKISGNIEYIYADNKSVTTLSHRVPSPGLLSDAKINTLVDYFKYEPPISAYDEIRKKNIELVALSEKLGESENRYRTLVDTIPVLICIVNDRNNVLLANNAFDIYVKAPLMVFDKKSLTTFIHQDDVDLIIEGWNHTKKNKRDFSADIRIKKEDNSIWHNVSIMPNKSEDGSISSWLIYFVNNNAQKMIVEALKDNSELRKIQLELENANSKLKFKNKELEQFAFITSHDLQEPLRKIMIMISRAAEHLTEQQKTLYYFDKITLAAGRLSNLISDVLNYSRANNHDKFTAEIDLNDIAAQTLEDLSLIIEEKKAVINLSSLPAVNGFDTQLRQLFYNLINNALKFNSAHPAVNISSRIISAQSDRAFDPAAPSGNFHVISIEDNGIGMDSEYSGRIFDMFQRLHQRDQYSGNGIGLALCKRIIENHNGTINFTSILGKGTTFWIYLPNLSV; translated from the coding sequence ATGAAGGAAATTGTAAAAATTAATCTGGACAATGAAATGGACCTCATACTGGCTCATAAACGTTCGATGAAAATTGCTGAAATGTGCGGCATGCCTATCCCGTCGCAGACCCGTTTTTCTACGGCTGTTTCGGAAATAGCCAGATGCTCCATAGCTAATGGAAAAAATTCTGTGCTGGTCTTGGGAATCAATACCATTAGAGCGAGCCATAAAGAAATACTGGCTGTCCTTACTGATGAAATTGATCTTAGAAAATGCAATCCCGAAGCCTATAAATATGCAGCCAAAATATCAGGAAATATAGAATACATTTATGCTGACAATAAATCGGTAACAACTTTAAGCCATCGCGTGCCTTCACCAGGACTTCTTTCAGATGCAAAAATAAATACTCTGGTTGATTACTTCAAGTATGAGCCGCCAATTTCTGCTTATGATGAAATCAGAAAAAAGAATATCGAGCTTGTAGCACTATCAGAAAAATTGGGAGAAAGTGAAAACCGCTATAGGACTCTGGTTGACACAATTCCTGTTTTAATCTGCATTGTCAACGACCGAAACAATGTGCTTTTAGCAAATAATGCATTTGATATATATGTAAAAGCTCCTTTAATGGTTTTTGATAAAAAAAGCCTCACAACTTTTATACATCAGGATGATGTAGATCTAATTATCGAAGGATGGAATCATACAAAAAAAAACAAAAGAGATTTTTCTGCCGATATTCGAATTAAAAAAGAGGATAATTCTATATGGCATAACGTTTCTATTATGCCAAATAAATCTGAAGACGGTTCTATTAGCAGCTGGCTTATTTATTTTGTAAATAATAATGCCCAGAAAATGATTGTTGAAGCTTTAAAGGACAATTCAGAGCTGCGAAAGATTCAGCTTGAACTGGAAAATGCAAACTCAAAGTTGAAATTCAAAAACAAGGAACTGGAACAGTTTGCCTTTATAACAAGTCACGATCTGCAGGAGCCGCTTCGGAAAATCATGATCATGATTTCAAGAGCAGCGGAACATCTGACAGAACAGCAGAAAACGCTTTATTATTTTGATAAAATTACTTTGGCAGCCGGCAGGTTATCTAATTTGATTTCAGATGTGCTAAATTATTCCCGTGCCAATAATCATGATAAATTTACAGCAGAAATTGATCTTAATGATATCGCCGCGCAGACTTTAGAAGATCTGAGTCTTATCATAGAAGAAAAAAAAGCCGTTATAAATTTAAGTTCGCTTCCGGCTGTCAATGGTTTTGATACGCAGCTGCGCCAGCTGTTTTATAATTTGATAAATAATGCGTTAAAATTTAATTCAGCACACCCAGCAGTAAATATATCTTCTCGTATAATTTCAGCTCAAAGCGACAGGGCTTTTGATCCTGCAGCTCCGTCAGGTAACTTTCATGTCATTTCAATTGAAGATAATGGTATTGGAATGGACAGTGAATATTCAGGCCGTATCTTTGATATGTTCCAGCGTCTGCATCAAAGGGATCAGTACAGCGGAAATGGGATAGGACTAGCCTTGTGCAAGCGTATTATAGAAAACCACAATGGGACTATTAATTTCACAAGTATACTGGGAAAAGGAACAACTTTTTGGATTTATCTTCCAAATCTTTCTGTTTGA
- a CDS encoding SpoIIE family protein phosphatase, which translates to MDNTFSVYKIDDRSLIAFIKREIHNLALQLGFKPHRAAETDIIIAELTSNLIKYAGGGDLLYRANHNGSCNEIEIYCLDKGTGIDNISKIMKDGYSTSSTLGQGIGAIKRLSNDFQIYSMRGWGTVQYIKICDKADISIPRSNTGLDISALSVNYPGERVCGDGYHIKYSRKGFQIFVGDGLGHGANAHEAVEQAIRAFKQCAENDPVAVLRYVHEYVKKSRGLVATIATVDYERESWNICGIGNINTRIYNGLDNKTYTPYNGIIGHNIPRTINSTIVPYQKHQIIVMHSDGLRTRWNLSELNSIIKQSPAIIASALYKDNVRGTDDATILVGKII; encoded by the coding sequence ATGGATAATACTTTTTCCGTTTACAAAATTGACGATAGGAGTCTTATCGCTTTTATTAAAAGAGAGATTCATAATTTAGCACTTCAGTTAGGTTTCAAACCGCATAGAGCAGCTGAAACTGATATTATTATTGCCGAACTTACTTCTAATCTTATTAAATATGCTGGCGGTGGCGATCTGCTTTACAGGGCAAATCATAACGGAAGCTGTAATGAAATAGAAATATACTGCCTTGATAAAGGAACTGGTATTGATAACATTTCCAAGATAATGAAAGACGGCTATTCTACCTCGAGTACACTTGGTCAGGGTATTGGTGCTATTAAGAGATTAAGCAATGATTTTCAGATTTATTCCATGAGAGGATGGGGAACTGTCCAATACATTAAAATCTGTGATAAAGCTGATATTTCTATTCCACGTTCCAATACAGGACTGGATATATCCGCATTAAGCGTCAATTATCCGGGTGAGCGAGTATGCGGAGACGGATATCACATTAAATATTCTAGAAAAGGTTTTCAGATTTTTGTTGGAGACGGATTAGGACATGGAGCAAATGCACATGAAGCGGTAGAACAGGCAATTAGAGCTTTTAAGCAGTGCGCTGAAAATGACCCTGTAGCAGTGCTTCGCTATGTTCATGAATACGTTAAAAAAAGTAGAGGACTTGTTGCTACTATTGCAACTGTTGATTATGAAAGAGAAAGTTGGAATATATGCGGTATCGGTAATATCAACACACGAATTTATAACGGGCTTGACAACAAAACTTATACACCATATAATGGTATTATAGGTCATAATATTCCCCGTACTATAAACAGCACTATTGTTCCATACCAGAAACACCAGATTATTGTGATGCATAGCGACGGACTGAGAACCAGATGGAATTTAAGCGAATTGAATTCTATAATTAAACAGAGTCCGGCCATTATTGCTTCTGCCTTGTATAAAGATAATGTGAGAGGAACTGATGATGCCACAATTTTGGTTGGAAAAATAATTTAA
- a CDS encoding anti-sigma regulatory factor — MTTATNKEELLIVKEQDVVPLRNRVKEYGVKIGMSILNQTKLITATSELVRNLLKYGGGGRVIIESVTNGRDLGVRVTFIDNGPGIKDISLAMQDGYSTGKSLGLGLPGTKRLVNEFDIQTQLGNGTTVTIIKWKNG, encoded by the coding sequence ATGACGACAGCAACCAATAAAGAAGAACTGCTTATTGTAAAAGAGCAGGATGTGGTTCCATTGCGTAATCGCGTAAAGGAGTATGGTGTAAAAATTGGAATGAGTATCTTAAACCAGACCAAGTTAATTACTGCTACTAGTGAGCTTGTGCGTAATCTTCTCAAATACGGAGGAGGAGGAAGGGTTATTATAGAATCTGTAACCAACGGACGAGATCTGGGTGTACGCGTAACTTTTATTGACAATGGGCCAGGTATAAAAGATATTTCTCTGGCTATGCAGGATGGCTACAGCACCGGAAAAAGTTTAGGCCTTGGACTGCCGGGCACAAAAAGGCTGGTAAATGAATTTGATATACAAACACAATTAGGAAACGGTACAACCGTAACTATAATAAAATGGAAAAATGGATAA
- a CDS encoding STAS domain-containing protein, with protein sequence MERIPILKMGDFLLVTIQVDLYDQLAENLESDLINTINKHNSKGVLIDISAVSIIDSFMGRILGNIAVMSKIMDAQTVVVGMQPAVAITLVELGLSLNGVISALNVEKGMDLLRAKMYNGDNEEQVYDDSNQ encoded by the coding sequence ATGGAAAGAATTCCAATACTCAAGATGGGAGATTTTCTGCTGGTTACCATACAGGTCGATCTGTATGACCAATTGGCTGAAAATCTTGAATCTGATTTAATAAATACTATTAACAAACATAATTCAAAGGGTGTCTTAATTGATATATCTGCCGTTTCTATTATTGATTCCTTTATGGGAAGAATTTTAGGGAACATTGCCGTTATGTCAAAAATTATGGATGCCCAGACAGTAGTAGTTGGTATGCAGCCTGCGGTTGCTATTACTCTTGTAGAGCTTGGATTATCTTTAAACGGTGTTATAAGTGCCTTAAATGTAGAAAAAGGGATGGATTTGCTTCGCGCGAAAATGTACAATGGCGATAACGAGGAGCAGGTGTATGACGACAGCAACCAATAA
- a CDS encoding STAS domain-containing protein, with amino-acid sequence MQNNLLASLKEHQNKLLTTWSQLLQASGSTDGATEEEESKEFAALLLDALKHSNGNTESDEFEKVHDLLIGISSSRGRRGFSPRENAQYLIAFKEAASKILSEIESDPSKLYSANLELSKLLDNMTILTFESYMKGREDVISRQIDEISEISTPVIRVWDGVVALPIIGTLDSSRTQVVMENLLQQIVDTGSSIAILDISGVPAVDSLVAQHLIKTVSATRLMGAECIISGIRPEIAQTVVHLGIDLTGIITKASLASALQTAFDMLQLTVVKRK; translated from the coding sequence ATGCAGAACAATCTCCTGGCAAGCTTGAAAGAGCACCAAAACAAATTATTGACTACATGGTCTCAGCTTTTACAAGCAAGCGGTTCTACTGACGGAGCAACAGAAGAAGAAGAATCAAAGGAGTTCGCGGCTCTTTTACTGGATGCTTTAAAGCATTCAAATGGAAATACTGAATCAGACGAATTTGAAAAGGTTCATGATCTGTTAATCGGAATTTCAAGTTCGAGGGGCAGACGCGGTTTTTCACCTCGTGAAAATGCCCAATACTTGATTGCTTTTAAGGAAGCGGCTTCTAAAATTCTTTCAGAAATAGAGTCTGATCCTTCAAAATTATACAGCGCTAATTTAGAGTTAAGCAAACTGCTGGATAATATGACAATCCTGACTTTTGAATCGTATATGAAAGGACGAGAAGATGTCATTTCAAGACAGATTGATGAGATCAGCGAGATTTCGACTCCTGTTATTCGTGTTTGGGATGGTGTTGTGGCACTTCCTATTATTGGTACACTAGACAGTTCTAGAACACAAGTTGTTATGGAAAATCTTTTACAGCAGATTGTGGATACAGGAAGTTCTATTGCGATACTTGATATTTCAGGCGTGCCGGCAGTAGATTCACTGGTAGCCCAGCATCTTATAAAAACTGTAAGTGCGACCCGTCTAATGGGAGCAGAGTGTATTATCAGCGGTATCCGCCCTGAAATTGCACAAACTGTAGTTCACTTAGGAATAGATCTTACTGGAATTATTACCAAAGCTTCACTTGCAAGTGCTCTTCAAACAGCCTTTGATATGCTTCAGCTTACAGTTGTGAAAAGAAAATAA
- a CDS encoding DUF6766 family protein: MKKFLRNNGLSISFFLLFVISFVGQVLFGFVEHNKDLLEDGASTISLGSYFSTGHFIESTFENWESEFLQMGLLVVLTIFLQQKGSSESKDFDKEEEVDREPSSKRKNVPWPVKKGGWILSVYKHSLSIALFLLFFISFGAHFYGSLKDENEKLALKGLQLETASEYIGDSRFWFESFQNWQSEFLSVSAIVIFSIYLRQIGSSQSKPVDAPHMQTGE, from the coding sequence ATGAAAAAATTTTTGCGCAATAATGGGCTTTCGATTTCTTTTTTTCTATTATTTGTAATCTCTTTTGTAGGACAGGTTTTATTTGGATTTGTAGAACACAATAAAGATCTTTTAGAAGACGGAGCCTCAACAATCAGTTTGGGGTCTTATTTTTCTACAGGACATTTTATAGAATCTACATTTGAAAATTGGGAAAGCGAATTTCTTCAAATGGGTTTATTAGTGGTATTGACTATTTTTCTACAGCAGAAAGGTTCTTCAGAGTCTAAAGATTTCGATAAAGAAGAAGAAGTTGACAGAGAGCCATCATCCAAAAGAAAAAATGTTCCGTGGCCGGTTAAAAAAGGTGGATGGATATTATCTGTCTACAAGCATTCTCTCAGTATTGCCTTATTTTTATTGTTTTTTATTTCTTTTGGCGCACATTTTTATGGGAGTTTGAAAGATGAAAATGAAAAGCTGGCATTAAAAGGTTTGCAGCTTGAAACTGCTTCGGAATACATTGGAGATTCCAGATTTTGGTTTGAGTCTTTTCAGAACTGGCAGAGCGAATTTCTGTCGGTATCTGCTATAGTTATTTTTTCCATTTATCTGAGACAGATAGGTTCTTCTCAGTCTAAACCTGTAGATGCTCCCCATATGCAGACGGGAGAATAA